One window of Biomphalaria glabrata chromosome 6, xgBioGlab47.1, whole genome shotgun sequence genomic DNA carries:
- the LOC129926682 gene encoding putative uncharacterized protein ENSP00000383309, whose amino-acid sequence MLPKAIDSKMLIKTIESKMLPKAIESKILPKIINSKMLPKAINSKMLPETIESKMLPKTINSKMLPKTIERKMLPKTIESKMLPKTIESKILPKTINSKMLPKAIDSKMLPKTIESKMLPKTINSKMLPKTIERKMLPKTINSKMLPKTIERKMLPKTINSKMLPKTINSKMLPKTINSKMLPKTIERKMLPKTINSKMLPKTIERKMLPKTINSKMLPKTINSKMLPKTIERKMLPKTFNSKMLPKTINSKMLPKTINSKMLPKTINSKILPKTINSKMLPKTIERKMLPKTINSKMLPKTMERKMLPKTTNSKMLPKSIERKMLPKTINSKMLPKTIERKMLPKTINSKMLPKTINSKILPKTIERKMLPKTFNSKMLPKTINSKIFPKTIDSKMLPKTIKSKMLPKTIKS is encoded by the coding sequence ATGTTGCCCAAAGCTATAGATAGCAAGATGTTGATCAAAACTATAGAGAGTAAGATGTTGCCCAAAGCTATAGAGAGTAAGATTTTGCCCAAAATTATAAATAGCAAGATGTTGCCCAAAGCTATAAATAGCAAGATGTTGCCCGAAACTATAGAAAGCAAAATGTTGcccaaaactatcaatagcaagATGTTGCCCAAAACTATAGAACGCAAGATGTTGCCCAAAACTATAGAGAGTAAGATGTTGCCCAAAACTATAGAGAGTAAGATTTTGcccaaaactataaatagcaagatgTTGCCCAAAGCTATAGATAGCAAGATGTTGCCCAAAACTATAGAAAGCAAAATGTTGCctaaaactatcaatagcaagATGTTGCCcaaaactatagaaagaaaaatgttgcccaaaactatcaatagcaagATGTTGCCcaaaactatagaaagaaaaatgttgcccaaaactataaatagcaagatgTTGcccaaaactataaatagcaagatgTTGcccaaaactataaatagcaagatgTTGCCcaaaactatagaaagaaaaatgttgcccaaaactatcaatagcaagATGTTGCCcaaaactatagaaagaaaaatgttgcccaaaactatcaatagcaagATGTTGcccaaaactatcaatagcaagATGTTGCCcaaaactatagaaagaaaaatgttgCCCAAAACTTTCAATAGCAAGATGTTGcccaaaactatcaatagcaagATGTTGcccaaaactatcaatagcaagATGTTGcccaaaactataaatagcaagattttgcccaaaactatcaatagcaagATGTTGCCcaaaactatagaaagaaaaatgttgcccaaaactatcaatagcaagATGTTGCCCAAAACTATGGAAAGAAAAATGTTGCCCAAAACTACCAATAGCAAGATGTTGCCCAAAAgtatagaaagaaaaatgttgcccaaaactataaatagcaagatgTTGCCcaaaactatagaaagaaaaatgttgcccaaaactataaatagcaagatgTTGcccaaaactatcaatagcaagATTTTGCCcaaaactatagaaagaaaaatgttgCCCAAAACTTTCAATAGCAAGATGTTGcccaaaactatcaatagcaagATTTTTCCCAAAACTATAGATAGCAAGATGTTGCCCAAAACTATAAAAAGCAAGATGTTGCCCAAAACTATAAAAAGCTAA